TTGTGTATTTaagactaaaaataaacaaaaaatgaattTCTTTCAATTTCTCTATATCAGGTGGATGAGAGTGGACTGGAACAGAGAGATATAGAGCTGGTCATGGCGCAGGCTAATGTGGCTCGGGCTAAAGCTGTCCGTGCATTACGTCACAACAAGAACGATATTGTCAATGCTATTATGGTAAGGCAACACAATTTTTtaatagtatatatttaaacagCTCAGTGACTGTGAGCCTTTTTTGTAAATATAGCACTGTTACAGAAGATTATTCTACTACTACCTATTTTTACAGAgtatgaaataatgttttttattttatatatgtatttctaTCTTTAGGAGCTAACCATGTGATAGAAGAGGTCTTGACCACCCCCAGCTTTTTTCCTGGCATACCCATCAACCCTTCCCAGTAATGCTGCTACGTACTTTCAATGTCCTTTACCTGCTAAATAAACTCTATAAAAAAACGACTTTTTTGTTGATTCTTATATTTCATTAACTGAAAATCTGTAATCACCCACACAGTGTATGAAATATGCTAGATTTGGGATGTATTTGTAGTGATATTTTATCACACTTTACTCAAAGCACATGTGTTGTGATGCTAGCTGTGACTGGCAATGAAATATAAACCAGCAGATGATATTCTATTTTTGTCTCATTCTATAATCTTGACCATTTATTCTTGtaattctttctctttcactctgtccaACACACAGAAGGTGGAGACATGGCATTTATCTAAGCATTTATCAATGCAATgtggaatataaatataattatccTCTTCACTCACTACAAAAACAGTTGGAACATCCTTTAAAATTGAGTCCCTTGTTGGAACCTTCCTAGAAACAtaatgtgtgtgggggggggattcatattttcatcatgttttctttcaaaaactAGTAGATAATTCATATATGCTTGTGAGGTattatgtaatgtttaatgtagATACAGTACTAAATGATGACAGTGAATTATTAACCTGCATCTCAATCAAAATGAGCTGAAATACTTTTCAAATTTGATTCGCAGTCATTCTTTTCATTTGCTCTAAATAACATCATATTGCTGAACACTTTGTGTGAAACAATTATTCACTCTGAATGGGATTTGAATCCATCTCAAGGTTACAATTATAATCAGCTCTTTACAAATGGAAGTTGAACCAGAAACATGTTCCATTTTAATGATCGTTGAGGAATCCATCCATAGTATTGGTAAATTCCactgttatgtacagtatggaagGAGTGACAGGGGCAGAGGGAAATAacatgagaggaaccaaacttcAAAGGACATCCATTGTGTTCTAGGTTAGCATGTTGTTATTTAGAGTCATAGGATAAAGCTCCAAGCAGAAGATGTATTAGGATGAAacaataaactataaatatgCACCTCACTGGTTATTTCAATCTAGACCAAGAAGTAGTTACCCGTGGGATTTTCGAACAATGAGAACCAAAAAATGGGACTTTTACTTTGTGTAGTGCCTGagaaatacagaaacaaaagaaaatttgGACAGTGAAGAAAGGTTTCATGTTTCAAGTTTGTCATCTGCCTAGAGAGTACTTTAGGCATCTAAATACAATGAAACTCATGTGCTACTGTTGTACATTAGGAGATACCGCACATACAGTGTTCTAAATTATTAACATATTCTAGTAAGAAGTAATAatggtattatttaaacagtgcaacagtgtgtgtggtcCTAAGGTGTCATAGTGGGAAATATTGCACATACTATAGAAGGACAGTGATAGTTAGATTTTGTTCAACAATTCTTAATGGTGAGTGGACCATATGAAGTTCTCAGTAATGTAAACAACGGGGAACTCGAAGCTGTTGACCCAATCCATTAGTATTtcattgatgatgatgaggttgtGTTCCCTTTCCTGTGTCGTCTGATACAAAATCCTTGGTCTTCAGGTTGATGTTAATTGTGAGGTAGTTCCTGACACCATTGTTTTAGGATGCACACCTTTTATTAGTGCACATTGGAGCTGTTTGTAATCACATTTGTAAGTGAATAAGGAGTACAAAAGAGGACTGAAAACACACCCCTGAGGGTCTCTAGTGTTGATGGTCAGCAGGGTAGAGATGTTGCTGCCAATTCTTAACCACCAGGCTTGGAGAGAAATGTGTGTTCTTTCTctccaggtgggagagagcgTTATGTAGGGTGAACTACAGTAAGCAAACTGTAGTGGGTTGAGTGAGGCATGCAGCACACAGTAGATGTAGTCACTGATGAGCCTTTCAAAGAATTTGCTGACAGTGGGAGTCAGAGCAACGAATCACAGTCGTTTACCAAAAATTTCTTCAGTACAGGCATAATGGTGGACATTTTGAAACATGTGAGGACTACAGACAAGGACagggagaggttgaaaatgtcCATGAAAACAACAGGCCCGCCAGGCTTTAAGGACGTGGCCAGGGACGCCATCTGGACCCACAGCCTTGCAGCCTCACCCGTTGAAATGATCAGATTACAGCCACTACAGAGATGGAGAGTTTACCATCCTTTTCGGTATTGGCTGCAGAAGCTCTCTTTTTGGGAGCAGGGTTGTTTGCCTCAAAGTGGGTATAAACAGTTTAAGCTCTTTCAATATAGATGCAGCAGTGTTCAAAGCTCAATTCTAAAGTGCGGTGTCTTGTGTAATTTTATAAAACTAtgctatttattcattcacagaTCTTCAATAAATCCTCTACCCTGGTCAGGTTCATGATCTACCCGAGGAacaacatgcacatgcacaatTTTAACAATTGCAATAAAGTAATTCATACAACAATAAAAGTGCCCGTGATGAATTGACAATGTAATTTCACAATTCATGAACTTAAGAGTGCAGATTTTTCCTCATAGAGTTTCTCAAGGAGTAAAGATCAGCAACGCATCACTTTATAATGATATGGTTTATTTGTAATACTACTCCACTTTGGAGAGTTGGAAAGACATAGAACAGAGTATTTGGATAAAGTCTGGTCTATTTCTGCCAAGTGGTCCAGGAGGTTATATTGGGTACAGATCAATGTAGTGTGAAGTAGATTCATCTCAGAAGGTGAGCAAAGGCCTTCATCAAAATGTGAATTGTTGAAACTAACAACTGTGAGGTTACATTAGTCCGAGAACATATTAGCTTTAAAATATTCTGCTTTAAAATAACACTAAATATATACCAAGCTAGTGATATCCACTAGTGAAATGTTATTCAGGAAATGCAAGTTCAAAAGGTCACACAGACAAGATTTAAACAAATTGAAATGTTTACTTCTGTAAGTCATCCAAACCACAACTGTGAAACAATACAGACAAAACAGTGGCTTTTTCTTTGAAGTAAACCAGACACCATTTTATGATGGTTTTATAACATCCCAGGTGCTTCTTTAATGTTAGGCTGTGATACTGTGCCACATTTATTAGGACATTTATAGTTTAACCTTGAATCTCACCTTTAGCAATGATCCaagcgactgtgtgtgtgagtgtgtgagtgtgtgtgtgtgtgtgtgtgtgagagagagagagagcgcacactGGGGATGTCTAAACTTACAAGTCTAAAAATACTTATGCACAGGGAGGAGCTCAATAATTCTACAATGATCTGTGAAAATGGACTGAGTTTAGTATTGAAAAAAAAGTATGCTTTAAGGCCAGGCAAACTGTAAGGCATCAGAGTATTTGATAAGGCTTAGCCCTATAGGGCTTCAATTCACCTCTTTCAGAGTCCAATTTGCCCTAACAGcccatgacctctgacctctatCTCCACCTCTATTCCAGGATCAGCTCTTAGGAGGCAGGACGTTGGCTTGGAAGTGGCCCTGATTAGTGATATTCCCAGCAGGAAAGTAACGAGCCACCACAAACGTCGAGCCGTCGGATGCAACAGCTTTACCGACACCCAGTTTCTTTGTGCTCTTCCACACCATCGCAGTGAAATGACCTGAATAAGAGATGACACATAGGTTACTTGGATGTGGAAATGTACACTGTGCATGCTTGAGCAAGAGTCAGAACATCTGACTGATTTTGTAATCCAGCGTCACTAATACAAACGTCACAATTGCTATGTGAATacaaaggtaaatatttatgcgCCATAAGGGGATGTGGAAAGAAGAAGATTTCTTTTCCTTCCCGTTTTTATCTCCTTTGTgaggtgataaaaaaaaaccaagtgCTAGTCACCAAGTGCTAGTAAGTAATGTCCAGGAAGAGATGATACAATCCAAATACTTTTAATGAGTATGGTATGCTGGAAGATATTACTCATCAACAGTTATGCTCATTGAACCTCCTGGAAGTGGGGGCTTCTTGAAAAGTCTTATTTGCATTAGAAAGCATAAAGAAAAAGTGAGCGTGCTTAAGTTTACGTAAGAGAGCATGCTTACCGGTTCCAGAGGAGAATCCCGGCTGGTTAAAGTTGTACTGGTTCACCTCATTATACCAGCGATCAGTCACATCCTTTCCTAAGACACAGTCACATAACAAATGATTTGTAGCAAACAAATGATTTCAAAATTGAAAATTCATACAAGCAAGCGCTGCATCCATCTTTACTTCGACTAAAATTCAGGCCCCCATCCTGGTGTCTGAAGATGTTAAGACTCTATCTAGGGCATTTATCATGACTCATGACAATAACtttagaatatttattatttcacattGTTCTTATACCCTTGTAAGGAATCACCACAATATGATACGCACTTCACTCCTCCAGAGATCTCTCTAGAGCCACAAACCACAGCGTGAACGGAAATTTTGAATAAGATCCAGATAAACATTTTGTATTCAAATGTAATCTTAAGAAGTAGTTCCACCTCATCATCAGTCCACACCAAtgaatcatttcatttcttttgttttttattattattattattattattatgcagttGATTTTCTGCAGTTCTGCTACTTTACCATTCAATACACACTAATTCCTTAGGTGTTGACATAACAGATTATTAAATACTATTACCTCATACTGGGCTGGGTGctaatgtgattaaaaaaatctagGGTTTCAAATATATCTGTATGCATTTCTCAAAAAGACAGGGCCTCAAAGTCATCAGTTGGAAATAAGTCACCatgtattatttgtctcataACTGATCAAAACCCTGTTTGCAAAAATCACTAAATACAGAATAGGTGAATTAAATTTAATCAGAAAGAGAAATAATACACGTTTCTGATTACATTACAAATATTCCAATactatattaattaaatatttttaagaatataagaataagaatagtacctaaaaaaaataagtggTGTAACAAAGTGTAGTGCTGTGCATaatttatatgaaatataaagacaaatattttaaattatatgttttaacatttcaaaaattaattaaaacattccATTTAGTGAATATactagttaaataaataatcagtctTGACCAGTGAGGAACAATATACTCAGAGACACTGTTCAAACTCttaataaactttaaaaagtATGTTTGTAACACTTTATGAATCATTCTGGACCGGTCAGACATTCCATTCCATTTAGTCAGCATTTTAACTAACATGGGCTAACATGGAGACTGTCACTACAAAATCAGTCCCAGCTGTTGCAAAGAGGGGAGAAGATaggagggaggaggggaagCAGATGTTAGCCATGTCTTGGACACAACCTCAATAAGACTTTATTTTGTTGTACTACTGATCCAGTATTCTTACCCGTTTGATCATATGATGCCCAGGCTAGATTTTCTCCACAGTTTCCTCTACTCGATTCAACACTGTGCTTTAAAATCCTGGTGCTAGCCAAACTCTCAGAGTATCTAAGACGACACAGATCTTGTGTGAGTGCAGAGCAAATTGATATGTTGCCAATACAGATCAGGACATAGGTTTATCATGACATTCATTTAAACTACTACTCCCTTACCTCGCCGCCTCTCTGCAAAGTTTGTTGCTGAGCTTTAATGGCGGTGCTTGATGCTTCTTTCTGTAGTCATTATGACACTTCAGCACCTCATCACTGAATATCCTTGaggctaaaagagagagatagatatagcCAAATTTGAATAGCACAGTTGCAATGGTACaactgtagtgtaatgtacAACTGCACAAGATACCAAACATTTGCTTCATTAAGACCATTTTTGTATTTTCGAACACCGATTATCTGTTTCGTTCAACAGTCTCTCAGTGTAGGATAGGAACCATTATATTAGTATAATTGAGTTAGGAGAAGAGAGCACTTTAGCAATACATTGTAAAGGCACACACCCAATTCTCACATTAGGCAATTCTTATATACCTTATGTCTTTTTTCTGACAAACACATAACATAATCCTTATCAGCTAAAAAGTAATAGACCATTACTCGttatatgtgaatgtgtgaaatTTCTAAGCCTCATTTTCACCAGATTGGGTACTTAGCACTTAGGGTACTAGAGCTTAGCATAAAAATACTGAACAATGCACCAAGAACAATGCACTCTTATAATAACAATTGTAGCTATTGAAAGGGCCTATTTAGAAGACCTACTGCATCATACTAGATGCTGAACAATGCAGTGACTAtggtctatctctctctctctctctctctctcacacacacacacacacacacacacacatatagcaGGCCAGTGGATTAAAAATGCACATGACTGTCTGTTATGGCAAATTCCTCTCATTAAGGATAAGGAAACAATGACATAGGCATTTGAAATGAACTGTTTTTCTTACCTGACTTGCCCATGATGAAGAATATGTTCTGTCCTGGCCTTGTGCTTATTCACTGCTCTTGGAAGCTTCCAccttctccctttctctttctctctcacacacactctctgtctgtcccttctCAGACGTCTAGTCCTGCTGTCCAGCACTTCATCCACTTACTATATCTTCCTTTaccacaaatgcacacacaatacagCAGACATTTGTAAATCCACAATCCAGACTGTGAAAGTGCACTACctttctctgctttaacttttGGTGTTTGGTCACATTCCCtcttatttcctctctctctctctccctctctctctctctccctctctctctctgtgtgcatgttaagagagaagagagaaggaaacCTCTTCTTTGATTACATCATCAGTGTGAGCCATGTGACCTTATATGGGGCTGGCACGCCTGCATTCACATTGAAACAGTGATCCACAGCACAGctgcagacagacaaacagacacacacacacacacacacacacacacacacacacacacacacacacacacacacacacacacacacacacacacacacacacacacacacacacacacacaagttcaaGTGTAATGGGTGTGTGATCAAACTAGCCTAATCCCAGATCCGCTGCATGTTACTTGCTACAATGTGAGAATGCTGCCaatgtttgcattttttctCCTGGTCTTTCATGGCTTACAGACATCATTCCTCATCTGTTGTTTAAACACTAGCGTTTTCTAAGCACAAAAAATTTCAGGGGGGAATAAGCTGACTTAAGAAACAGATCACTTATATTCTTAGTTGTCAGCTAGATTGTTATGTAACAGAAAGTCAAGAAAAAGTTGATGATTTGATATGTTGTATGCTGTAAATGAGAAGATGGCAAGCATTCCTCCTAGGCAAGAActagaatctgaggctacaatgtgtaagaaattacagaaatttcacccaaattccactccaaggtacacatctaaaagagctcattcctaataagtatcataaggtaatacgattaggactctaaacgtataaacttgattcaattataaatatgggaacggcagcaggacattaaagatcaccacgaacaaagggtctacgtgactgcgattaccatttaaagtgaccacttggttgataacaattgtaacaataccaagacaagatgtacgtgaccatgattaacatttaaagacatcagctagacaacaaggtgtagcccagccatttgggagacactcaatacacattcaaagcggaacttcatttaaattaccaaaagggaaaactgtatataatgcttgagcaggatttgctcgggGTTCTTATTGACTcagatgaacccaaagtacgtcatgtattttgtcactgctatgctggaataaacttcttgttcttcattaagatcttcaacatcatcgtcttatttttacactacgcattttttctttttcttacaaaTGTGTACAGGCTCTTCTAATCTGGACAGTAGTCATTTTCCAATGACTCAATTTCAGTGATCCTGTGCTGTTTTTACCAAAACTCTTCTGGTTTAAATCTGGCTTTACACCGATACAATGAGTGGCATAGTCCTTGCAGTCCTTGTTGGATGGGCTACAATGTGTGCTACAAATGGGGATGTAGAAGCTTATGCCATTATTCAGGCCTTTTTCATCATTCAGgtctttttattgtatattggCATGGACACAAACTATCCTTTTCTCGTTATCTGCAAGTAGCATGTACACACAGGCGCATTCGTGAACACACCCACAATGGGAAACTTGTTTAGGAGACTGTGAGAAAAGGtcaaaaatatgaaatgttaatttaaatataaaaaaacaaaattctgtctaaaaattaaaacattaacattagacTAATAAGTCTGTACATGTACATCATGTACAGTTTGAACGACTCCTTTAGCACCATCTTCCAACATGCAACAGAGATACAGGCATGCTGTATGCAGCATGTGTGCTGTAAATGAGAAGATGGCAagcattcaaataaaaatataatatttaatatgtctATATTGCCAGTATTTTGTAAGAATAGTATATATCACAATAACCAATgaaaaatttgtttaattttacaaTATAGCCACCCTCATTATAAtctcattgtaattgtatttacGCTGAAGTACAGaatatagattagattagtatAGTATATTTTAGTGTAGTAAAACATTTTGGAGGCAGATCTAAAAAGGCAACGAACAGCAGGATACTCAAACTCAATTTCAAGCACAATGATGGTCTAGATAACAGAAGGAAAAACGTCAGACGTCAAAAGGCTGTAAACCGTTGATCAGTTGCGCAAGGGTGTGAACATGTAATCTTATCATATCATACACTCTGCTATCAGTACAAACACATTTGCTCTAGAAAATACTTGTTTATTGTAGATTCTTGGCTCTGGGGATGGGATAATGAGAGCATTTGCATTCACTAGACTGTCCCAAACACATTTGGGAGATTTTGAAACGGTGTATTAGACTACAACTGTTATCAAAACATGTAATTTGGAATAATGGTGTTCAGCCCATTTGAACAGAGAATTAGAAACTCTGGGTGCATCTGAGTCAGCTTTCTAATTGTGTAGGAGGTGAATCAGTATATGAGTTGGAGCAGTGGTAAGGACTCATGGCTCACTACACAATGGGGCGCTGATGATTAAATTTATGGTATCATTCTAATTTCCTCATAAATCATTGTAgaaaccccaatttttttttatatttatgtcattTCAAATTAGCACAAATTTCTGTCATGGTACTTCAAGCAGGATCATAGGCTAGCCAGTGGATTTCTAAAACTCCAACACTTAAAAGTCGTTAGATTCAAACAAacgatatatagatatagatatgtTAAATAATATGAAATTGCTAACATGATTAATCATTTGCTTACTTACAGTGGTAACTGAAGTTGGCTGAGAGGTGCTCCGCCATTTTTTTAAGTTGCAAGGCTTCAGAAAATATGGCGTTCTTTCCAGTAAGGGAACATAATGAGCGTCGACACTCCCTGGTTTTTGTGGTGCATTGTGTGATCTTCAGTACACTACAAGTATTTTGTGACTGCAAGAGACAGCCCCCAAAATGGCCGATTCCCTGATCAGTGCACTGACTACACTAGGAAGCTGACTGAGACAAAACTTGTGGCCAAGCCTtaacaatattcattcattcattcattcattcattcattcattcattcattcatccattcattcattcatcttcaccATGGgttgtataatatttattcattgttgTTATTCCAAAGCATATGACTGTCAAAGGGTATAAGAGTAAGAGATCGTCTAAGGATGGGCTAACATTAAATTCCACTACCCAATTGGATATATTTTTCAGTATACTAAATAGACTGATTTCTACATGGAAGCTGATTAGTGAGAGAGGTCAGGCAACCGGTTCAGGCTGACAGAAAAGCAGCAGTAACTCATATAAGCACTCTGTACAACCAAGATGAGCAGAAAAGGAGGTACAAATGCACAACACGTCAAGTGGCAAATAGAACAAGCACAATGGATTCCTCCTAGGCAAGAATAATAATCTGAGGCTACAATGTGTACAGGATCTTCTAATCTGGACAGTAGTCATTTTCCAATGACTCAGTTTCAGTGATCCTGTGCTGTTTTTACCAAAACTCTTCTGGTTTAAATCTGGCTTTACACAGATGCAATGAGTGGCATAGCATTGCAGTCCTTGTTTGTGGGCTACAATGTGTGCTACAAATGGGGATGTAGAAGCTTATGCCATTATTCAGGGTGTCTTTTTATTGTACATCGTCATGGACACACACAGGCGCATTagtggacacacacatgtattcagTGTGAAATTCGTTTAGGAGACTGTGAGAAAAGGTCAAAAATATGAAAGGTTCATTTAAATCTAACAAACCAAAATTCTGtctaaaaattaaaacattaatattagactAATGAGTCTGTACATgtacataatataatgtttgGATGACTAGATTAGTACCATCTTCCATGGCTGCATTGGCCTCCACATCCCAGAATGCACTTGAACTTACTTCTTCACAGTTCACCTGCTCCcaatcacaaacactcactcatgGGTCcttgatatttacatttattcactaGCACACATTGAAGTAAAACACTCAGTTACACTTTGACCTGACTTTATCAAGCTGTATCGCTTATCTTTGTTTGGCTATTTTTTGACTTTGTGTAGTATTTGACTTGTTCCAGTTTCCTCTGAGTTTTGTTTATCCTCTAAACTGTGCCTGTTTTTCACCTTTGGTGTTGCCTGAAGTTTTGGATTATTTGCTTTTTCCTCATTAAAACTTCTACTTACCTGACAGAAGTATGACTCACTTTGGATTTCTGATCAAGAGTTGCCCTTGCTGCTTTAATGCTGCTTTTGAGttcttttataataatatgCTCAAGTTTAACAAGAACTGGACCACATTGGCTAATAATGTTTGAGGTCTGATCTTTAGATATTACAATGTCTTGCAGAAGTATTTCACCCCATTAAACTTTCCAACCTGTCCTGGAGTAGTATTACAAATTGGCCTACTTCATTTTTACCATTTGATTTACACAATATGTCTAGCATCTGAAGGtgacaaatgtgttttatttattgtgacacaatgtcaaatcaaatcaaatcaaattttatttgtcacatacacatacatacagggtatgatatgcagtgaaattctttaTGCAACTATCCAGtataagaattaaaaatataaaaaagcataaataaaagcaaaaaataaaatagtataaagtatataagaaaactatataagaaaactatataaaactatataaaaatatgaaaatatagatgaagaaataatgtactgtatatgcatttgcataaatatatatatacataaatgtgtatggtatgttggggggtggcttagtggttagcacatttgcctcacacatccagggtcagggttcaattcccacctccgccttgtgtgtgtggagtttgcatgttttccccgtgcctcggggttttcctccgggtactccggtttcctctcctggtccaaagacatgcatggtaggttgattggcatctctggaaaattgtccgtagtgtgtgagtgtgtgaatgaatgagagtgtgtgtgtgtgtgcgccctgtgatgggttggcattccgtccagggtgtatcctgccttgatgcccgatgacgcctgagatgaaaatgaatgaatgaatgaatgtatggtATGTTGCTCGTCAATCATGAGTTGAGGAATTCCACAGCTTTTTCTGAGGTGGCTGAAGAGGCCAATCTGGGATTGGATGGTATTTCCACATGTAGGTATCTGGGCTTTCTGAATCAATACCAGCACACCTCATAACTTCCATGTTAAGTATCATTTCCTACAACTGAATATTCGGAATTCTATCATGTGGAAGCAGACGAGCTGTTTGCAGAAGGACCTAATTCCACTATCCAAAAAGAACCACTGCATGATAGATTTTCAGAATTTTTAGAGCCCCAGAATTTGAGCACACTCAAGATGTCAATACTGAAGGTGTCACAAGCTTTGGCAGTCCTACTGATTGTTAGCTCCAGGTATGGCTTGCCAGGAACAGGCAGAAACATGACTTTTCTCTTTGTGGTGCTAATGAAGTTGGCACATGATGAGGAGTGGTCCATCACATGCTGCACCTCCTGCTCTGTCCTGTCATTTAAGGCACAGGGCCATAGTTTCTTTCACCTGGTCATCTGTATAAACTCTATCTATCCTTGCAGTCATAAAATGTGACAAAGAACATCTATTAACATTACTTTTAATGCAGTTTGTGTCAAAGTGTATAAAACAACAAGAAATATACAATAACagaacaaatgtatttttaagaTGCAAAAATACCATGATATAAAAACATTgaacaaagtaacaaatgaaatgctgatatatatgtataatatatgtatactTGAACTTGTACAGAGGCACTTATTAAAGTTTTAGATATTCAATATAATGGGAAAAAGGCAGAACGGAAACTGCAAGGCTCTTGAAGTTTCACAATCAACTAGGAGACATTATTCAGAGATCAGCTAGTCTTGAAAACTTACTCAACGTTAGAATAACAGTTCTGACACTTAAGACACCTTCCATAATTGTACAtcttacagaaagcttcaccaaGTCAACAATTCAGCAAATGTATTACAAGCAGAGATACAGTtatacaaaatgaataattatcTTCTTACCAAGAAAACTcagaaaaacagtaaaaatgctGTGGCATATTAGTTTCATTATGGTTTTAATGAAGTggtctgtctgttctgtttgAATTACTTTTGTTTAACTTCAGAACCAAGACCAACCTCCTCTGATCAAAGATCAGAAActtttttcaaatattaaatGCTCTTTTCAAATTCAGTACTTCTGCCTCAGCCTCCTGgacaatataatgtaaaaaaggcAGAACGGAAACTGCAAGGTTCTTGAAGTTTCACAATCAACTAGGAGTCATTATTCAGAGATCAGCTAGTCTCGAAATCTTACTCAACGTTAGAATAACAGTTCTGACACCTTCAGTAATTGTCAAATGAACTTCTTGAACAgtcaaatgaacaaatgaacaacagaaagcttcaccaaAACAACAATTCAACAAATGTATTTCAAaaatgtgttaatataaactCAAATTAAATTGCAGCCTGTGCTGTCAGAGATACAGatatagaaaattaataattatcTTCTTACCAAGAAAACTGAGAACAGTAAAAATGCTGTGGCA
This genomic stretch from Tachysurus fulvidraco isolate hzauxx_2018 chromosome 25, HZAU_PFXX_2.0, whole genome shotgun sequence harbors:
- the glipr2l gene encoding GLI pathogenesis-related 2, like isoform X1: MAEHLSANFSYHSSRIFSDEVLKCHNDYRKKHQAPPLKLSNKLCREAARYSESLASTRILKHSVESSRGNCGENLAWASYDQTGKDVTDRWYNEVNQYNFNQPGFSSGTGHFTAMVWKSTKKLGVGKAVASDGSTFVVARYFPAGNITNQGHFQANVLPPKS
- the glipr2l gene encoding GLI pathogenesis-related 2, like isoform X2, with product MGKSASRIFSDEVLKCHNDYRKKHQAPPLKLSNKLCREAARYSESLASTRILKHSVESSRGNCGENLAWASYDQTGKDVTDRWYNEVNQYNFNQPGFSSGTGHFTAMVWKSTKKLGVGKAVASDGSTFVVARYFPAGNITNQGHFQANVLPPKS